A genomic region of Sulfuricurvum sp. IAE1 contains the following coding sequences:
- a CDS encoding mechanosensitive ion channel family protein, whose product MLKKIEHVEDKVGYYTDLALSYATEYGLKLLGALAIFFIGKWIVRKIVMLMRRAMERSRVDETLISFAGNALSVALMIAVIVAAASNLGINTTSFVAVFGAAGLAIGLALKDTLSNVGAAVLIIFFRPFKVGDFIETAGVMGTVKTINLFSTTLTTTDNRSIIIPNGALISGNIINYTGNETRRIDMVFDIDYKDDLKLAKTVILEILEAHPKVLQEPEPLVAVGALAQNSVQIVARPWVHVDDYWNTMFEVTEAVKEAFDRNRITVPFPQMVTHVVQEGEK is encoded by the coding sequence ATGCTGAAAAAAATCGAGCACGTCGAGGACAAAGTGGGGTATTACACCGACCTGGCCCTGAGTTACGCGACCGAGTACGGCCTTAAACTCCTCGGGGCGCTGGCGATCTTTTTCATCGGGAAATGGATTGTCCGAAAAATCGTGATGCTGATGCGCCGCGCGATGGAGCGTTCCCGCGTCGACGAGACGCTGATCAGTTTTGCGGGGAATGCCCTGAGCGTTGCGCTGATGATCGCCGTTATCGTGGCGGCGGCCAGCAACCTCGGGATCAATACCACCTCGTTCGTCGCCGTATTCGGTGCGGCGGGTCTTGCGATCGGCCTCGCGCTCAAAGACACCCTCTCCAATGTCGGTGCGGCGGTGCTGATCATCTTTTTCCGGCCGTTCAAGGTGGGGGATTTTATCGAGACGGCGGGAGTAATGGGGACGGTCAAGACGATCAACCTCTTTTCGACGACGCTGACGACGACCGACAACCGTTCCATCATCATCCCAAACGGAGCGCTGATTTCGGGGAATATCATCAACTACACGGGCAACGAGACGCGGCGGATCGACATGGTGTTCGATATCGACTACAAAGACGACCTCAAACTCGCCAAAACGGTTATCCTTGAAATCCTCGAAGCTCATCCCAAGGTGCTTCAAGAGCCTGAACCGCTGGTCGCGGTAGGTGCCCTGGCCCAGAATTCGGTTCAAATCGTCGCCCGTCCGTGGGTCCATGTGGACGACTACTGGAATACGATGTTCGAGGTGACCGAAGCGGTCAAGGAGGCGTTTGACCGCAACCGGATCACCGTGCCGTTTCCGCAGATGGTGACCCACGTCGTGCAAGAAGGGGAGAAATGA
- a CDS encoding DUF481 domain-containing protein, with protein sequence MIRKALCSVLCASALSANDGKVVTHSEFSYINTKGNTDTTSLAFEGNAKTSVGVHVFRAHVDAYRSSDSGQTSKDKWSSELNYDYRLCPRVSLNYLAGYKQDRFSGFDYQLYTGPGIGVKPLDESAHTLDLQANVLYGRDKPENLPEDDYFSSKLGAIYRWKVQENLKFIQEATYRINLEDTRYSFFYSKSAIETKINSSLSMGVSYKIDYVNTPPPPSKNTDRTFLASLIIDY encoded by the coding sequence ATGATCCGAAAAGCGCTCTGCAGCGTGCTGTGCGCGTCGGCCCTGTCCGCAAACGACGGCAAGGTCGTGACCCACAGCGAATTTTCCTACATCAATACCAAAGGGAACACCGACACCACGTCGCTGGCGTTCGAGGGAAATGCGAAAACGTCGGTAGGGGTCCATGTCTTCCGTGCCCACGTCGACGCTTACCGTTCCAGCGACAGCGGCCAGACGTCGAAGGACAAATGGTCGAGCGAGCTCAACTACGATTACCGCCTCTGCCCCAGAGTTTCGCTCAACTATCTCGCCGGATACAAGCAAGACCGTTTCAGCGGGTTCGATTACCAGCTCTACACCGGACCCGGTATCGGGGTAAAGCCGCTGGACGAGAGTGCGCATACCCTCGATTTGCAGGCGAACGTCCTCTACGGCCGGGACAAGCCCGAAAACCTCCCCGAAGACGATTATTTTTCAAGTAAACTGGGGGCGATCTACCGCTGGAAGGTACAGGAGAACCTCAAATTCATCCAGGAAGCGACGTACAGGATCAATCTCGAAGACACCCGCTACAGTTTCTTTTACAGCAAAAGCGCGATCGAGACCAAAATCAACTCTTCCCTCTCGATGGGGGTCAGCTATAAAATCGACTACGTCAACACCCCGCCCCCGCCGTCGAAAAATACCGACCGGACGTTTCTGGCGTCGTTGATTATCGATTATTAA
- a CDS encoding MFS transporter, whose translation MAPLVAAFYFIYFALVGVHIIFIPKILSQVGYDPIQIGTVFAAAPLVRFALPFLFLRGFRLDQRTFFTALALMGGSASGFYPALESFWPLLSVNILFGIGLALVLPYIEVIALESIGKERYGRIRLFGSIGFIAVSLLLVEYLTGPYVGVAFLVAAAWVAVGLGALIGLRQRHARSSECTDERCRFGIGEHRMLWIGFFLMQVSFGPFYNFFTIYATDHGVSLQTTVWLWSFGVIAEIVMFYFQGPLLRGNLHRLLVLTASVTALRWLIVALFPGNVAMLYASQVLHAFSFALFHSSAIALLFHLYSARRLAQQFFFGISYGLGGFVGALGAGVLYQYTPSLLFVGGAAAALGAAAAFKRYRPL comes from the coding sequence ATGGCACCGCTCGTCGCCGCGTTTTATTTCATCTACTTCGCCCTGGTCGGCGTACACATCATTTTTATCCCCAAAATCCTCTCCCAGGTCGGCTACGACCCGATCCAGATCGGCACCGTTTTCGCCGCCGCGCCGCTGGTGCGGTTTGCCCTTCCGTTTTTGTTCCTGCGCGGATTCCGCCTCGACCAGCGCACCTTTTTCACCGCCCTTGCCCTGATGGGGGGATCGGCGAGCGGATTCTACCCCGCGCTGGAGTCCTTCTGGCCTCTTTTGAGCGTAAACATCCTCTTTGGGATCGGCCTGGCCCTCGTCCTCCCCTACATCGAGGTGATCGCCCTCGAATCGATCGGGAAAGAGCGCTACGGGCGCATCCGTCTTTTCGGCTCCATCGGCTTTATCGCCGTGTCGTTGCTCCTCGTCGAATACCTTACCGGGCCCTACGTCGGGGTCGCTTTCCTGGTAGCCGCGGCATGGGTCGCCGTTGGTTTGGGCGCGCTCATCGGGCTGCGGCAGCGTCATGCCCGATCTTCCGAATGCACTGATGAGCGATGCCGATTCGGCATCGGGGAACACCGGATGCTGTGGATCGGGTTTTTCCTGATGCAGGTGAGCTTCGGCCCGTTTTACAATTTTTTCACGATTTACGCGACCGATCACGGCGTCAGCCTCCAGACGACGGTATGGCTGTGGAGTTTCGGCGTGATCGCCGAAATTGTCATGTTCTACTTCCAAGGCCCCCTGCTGCGCGGAAATCTCCATCGGCTGCTCGTTCTCACCGCATCGGTTACGGCGCTGCGCTGGCTGATCGTCGCCCTTTTTCCGGGCAACGTCGCCATGCTCTACGCGTCACAGGTGCTTCACGCGTTCAGCTTCGCCCTTTTTCACTCTTCGGCGATCGCGCTGCTCTTTCATCTCTACAGCGCCCGCCGCCTCGCTCAGCAATTCTTTTTCGGGATATCCTACGGTCTTGGGGGATTCGTGGGGGCGCTTGGAGCGGGAGTTCTGTACCAGTATACGCCCTCGCTGCTGTTCGTGGGAGGTGCGGCCGCGGCACTGGGTGCCGCCGCGGCGTTTAAACGCTACCGACCTCTTTAA
- a CDS encoding RDD family protein translates to MRRQTPKKKKRLPTRSETPETVYAPFRSRALGFFTDIFMIGLPISLLVTAFFGYDQMHTAGGLDVIVGDPKARTNPPDPVASALQIGLFLVAYVWFWHRSGQTPGKKMARIRVVDARTLQNAPYWKLTLRFVGYFVSALTLVGFFVGLLRKDARALHDLLSGTAVIRES, encoded by the coding sequence ATGCGACGGCAAACACCCAAAAAGAAAAAACGGCTTCCGACCCGATCCGAAACACCGGAAACCGTGTATGCTCCTTTCAGATCGCGCGCACTCGGGTTCTTCACCGATATATTCATGATCGGGCTCCCGATCTCATTGCTCGTCACCGCCTTTTTCGGGTACGACCAGATGCACACGGCCGGCGGCCTGGATGTGATCGTCGGAGATCCCAAAGCCCGCACCAATCCACCCGATCCGGTCGCATCGGCGCTGCAGATCGGCCTGTTTTTGGTTGCCTACGTATGGTTCTGGCACCGAAGCGGCCAAACGCCGGGCAAAAAAATGGCACGCATCCGCGTCGTGGACGCGCGGACGCTGCAAAACGCCCCCTACTGGAAACTGACCCTCCGCTTCGTCGGCTATTTCGTATCGGCACTCACCCTGGTCGGCTTTTTCGTGGGACTCTTGCGTAAAGACGCACGGGCGCTGCACGATCTCCTCAGCGGCACTGCGGTCATCCGCGAATCGTGA
- a CDS encoding flagellar hook-basal body complex protein: protein MLKSLFSGVTGLQSHQIAMDVESNNIANVNTIGYKYSRANFSDLLAQTNQIATAPQGDLGGKNAVQVGLGTTVSSITRIHSQGSIQNTDKNTDVAIQGDGFFIVSADGGNTYKYTRSGDFKFDASGNFVDNNGFIVQGWLRDEDTGLVDSTAPITNIRIPSGLTTPAFASSEIVVKANLSSSAIVDQYNPTYQIDSTGAITTADGRTVPAADAEDMGIMFNGNGEAFQLTSASATTFAGGGQGVTISFDGGATVRDFRYTDGSPAAGLVAGGALPLNANDTYYFNTVADLRAALQTFAQATSAGSTVEVNDQGKFVLRNTAGTALAIEVDPIVDANTIENQRFTETFATMAGALPVGTSVKQSQPINTATHATSIDVYDSLGGKHTVTINFRKDSINTTTGFTDWRYNVTVPVPGSLSGATAPYLNILEGGVITFDSNGALSTYNIPSIDFSPNNGAAANQQVTLNFGTLGAYDGITSFDNDSGTSGISQDGYPGGDLVGIRIDQSGTLVGSFTNGRSFGLAQIGMAKFSNNEGLVSDGGNVYLQSANSGDPIIGTAATAGRGFMQSSALEASNVDLSKALTQLIIIQRGYQANGKTITTSDTLLETLIGLKR from the coding sequence ATGCTGAAGTCACTTTTCTCAGGCGTCACCGGGTTGCAGTCGCATCAGATTGCCATGGACGTGGAGTCGAACAACATCGCCAACGTCAATACGATCGGGTACAAATACTCCCGCGCCAACTTTTCGGATCTGCTGGCTCAGACCAACCAGATCGCTACCGCTCCGCAGGGGGATCTGGGGGGTAAAAACGCCGTTCAGGTAGGGTTGGGGACGACGGTCAGCTCGATCACCCGCATCCACTCGCAGGGTTCTATCCAGAATACCGACAAAAATACCGACGTCGCGATCCAGGGGGACGGATTCTTCATCGTCTCGGCCGACGGCGGAAACACGTATAAATATACCCGTTCGGGTGACTTCAAATTCGACGCGTCGGGCAATTTCGTCGACAACAACGGGTTCATCGTCCAGGGATGGCTCCGCGACGAAGACACCGGACTGGTCGACTCGACCGCGCCGATCACCAACATCCGTATCCCCTCGGGTCTGACAACGCCGGCGTTTGCGAGTAGCGAGATCGTCGTCAAGGCCAACCTCAGTTCCAGCGCCATCGTCGACCAGTACAACCCGACGTACCAGATCGACTCGACCGGTGCGATCACCACAGCCGACGGACGTACCGTCCCCGCAGCCGACGCCGAGGACATGGGGATCATGTTCAACGGCAACGGCGAAGCGTTCCAGCTCACCTCCGCCAGTGCCACCACTTTTGCCGGCGGCGGACAGGGGGTCACGATCTCGTTTGACGGCGGTGCGACCGTCCGCGATTTCCGCTACACCGACGGTTCTCCCGCAGCCGGGCTTGTCGCCGGGGGCGCTCTCCCGCTGAATGCCAACGACACTTATTATTTCAACACCGTCGCCGATCTGCGTGCCGCGTTGCAAACGTTTGCCCAGGCGACGTCAGCCGGTTCTACCGTCGAAGTCAACGACCAGGGAAAATTCGTCCTGCGCAACACCGCGGGTACGGCGCTCGCCATCGAAGTCGATCCGATCGTCGACGCCAACACGATCGAAAACCAGCGCTTCACCGAAACGTTCGCGACCATGGCGGGAGCCCTGCCGGTCGGTACGTCGGTCAAACAGTCCCAGCCGATCAACACCGCTACCCATGCGACCAGTATCGACGTCTACGACTCGCTGGGGGGTAAACACACCGTGACGATCAACTTCCGTAAAGATTCGATCAACACCACTACCGGATTTACCGACTGGCGCTATAACGTCACCGTCCCGGTTCCCGGATCGCTGAGCGGGGCGACCGCACCGTACCTGAACATCCTTGAAGGAGGGGTCATTACGTTCGACAGCAACGGGGCCCTCTCCACCTATAACATCCCCAGCATCGACTTCTCGCCGAACAACGGGGCGGCGGCGAACCAGCAGGTTACCCTCAACTTCGGAACGCTTGGAGCGTATGACGGGATCACCAGTTTCGACAACGATTCGGGGACCAGCGGTATCAGCCAGGACGGTTACCCAGGGGGTGACCTCGTCGGGATCCGCATCGACCAGAGCGGTACGCTTGTGGGAAGCTTCACCAACGGACGCTCGTTCGGTCTGGCACAGATCGGTATGGCCAAGTTCTCCAACAACGAAGGTCTGGTAAGCGACGGCGGAAACGTCTACCTCCAGTCGGCCAACTCGGGCGACCCGATCATCGGTACGGCGGCGACGGCGGGACGGGGCTTCATGCAGTCTTCGGCCCTCGAAGCTTCCAACGTGGATCTTTCCAAGGCGTTGACGCAGCTCATCATCATCCAGCGCGGTTACCAGGCAAACGGTAAAACAATTACGACTTCCGATACCCTGCTTGAAACCCTCATCGGCCTCAAACGTTAA
- a CDS encoding flagellar hook-basal body complex protein: MTQGYYTGLSGIMSHQYGLDIVSDNIANVNTVGFRGVTSEFAELFSNVVSSAGNTPTSNDIGTGSRLQATGMITQSGSLLPTDRFSDLAIGGNGWFGVMANNNTYYTRAGNFTFDTVLKNPNDPNSSVARLTTTQGYYVTGTMLTNYDYVEGFDYGDNDTGAYLIREPADEVAYNAVGAQGILELPAKLAYPVEPSTLAEFKGNLGRENAIRSISSDVISPNNEINRLKLTFEQHVETDASGNIIVPWDGLTWDVVATVTSNDGDTVYDTQTGQAVFDASGGLASFTIPSVNNDGATVAIDVGTGFEGLVSIEGNEFWGRGSADGVSGGVLTKYGVNINGIVSAEFSNGRQSALGRVAVYHFQNDQGLERAGDTLFTKSSNSGDPFFWTDADGNAIPGATIYSNMLENSNVRLDVGLTDMIIMQRAYQANAKTITTVDEMIQKALSMRK; the protein is encoded by the coding sequence ATGACGCAGGGATATTACACCGGCCTCTCGGGGATCATGAGCCACCAGTACGGCCTTGATATCGTCTCGGACAATATTGCCAACGTGAATACGGTCGGCTTTCGCGGGGTCACCTCCGAATTTGCCGAACTCTTCTCGAACGTCGTTTCCAGCGCCGGGAACACACCCACTTCCAACGACATCGGAACGGGGTCGCGACTACAGGCCACCGGGATGATCACCCAAAGCGGCTCGCTCCTCCCGACCGACCGTTTCAGCGACCTCGCCATCGGCGGAAACGGCTGGTTCGGCGTCATGGCCAACAATAATACCTATTATACCCGTGCGGGAAATTTCACTTTCGACACGGTACTCAAAAACCCCAATGATCCCAATTCATCGGTCGCCCGCCTCACCACGACCCAGGGGTATTACGTGACGGGAACGATGCTGACCAATTACGACTACGTGGAAGGATTCGATTACGGAGATAACGATACGGGAGCGTACCTCATCCGCGAGCCTGCCGACGAAGTCGCGTACAATGCGGTCGGGGCGCAGGGGATACTCGAACTCCCCGCCAAACTCGCCTATCCTGTCGAGCCCTCCACCCTGGCGGAGTTCAAAGGAAACCTGGGGCGTGAAAACGCAATCCGCTCCATCAGTTCGGACGTCATCAGCCCCAACAACGAAATCAACCGATTGAAACTCACTTTTGAACAGCACGTCGAAACCGACGCAAGCGGCAATATCATCGTCCCCTGGGACGGCCTCACCTGGGACGTGGTGGCGACCGTCACTTCAAACGACGGCGACACCGTCTACGATACTCAAACCGGACAGGCCGTCTTCGACGCGTCCGGAGGACTGGCAAGTTTTACGATTCCCTCGGTAAACAACGACGGCGCAACCGTCGCGATCGATGTGGGAACCGGTTTCGAAGGGCTCGTGTCGATCGAAGGAAACGAGTTCTGGGGTCGCGGCTCGGCGGACGGGGTATCGGGCGGAGTCCTCACCAAATACGGCGTCAACATCAACGGCATCGTCAGCGCCGAATTTTCCAACGGCCGCCAGAGTGCGCTGGGACGGGTAGCGGTGTACCATTTCCAAAACGACCAGGGGCTCGAACGCGCCGGGGATACCCTCTTTACCAAAAGTTCCAACAGCGGAGACCCGTTTTTCTGGACCGACGCCGATGGAAACGCCATCCCGGGGGCGACGATTTACAGCAATATGCTGGAAAACTCCAACGTCCGCCTCGACGTCGGTCTGACCGATATGATCATCATGCAGCGCGCCTATCAGGCCAATGCCAAAACGATCACCACCGTCGATGAGATGATCCAAAAAGCGCTCTCGATGCGCAAATAA
- a CDS encoding flagellar hook capping FlgD N-terminal domain-containing protein, with the protein MAIDAFGNYTNGVAYADNSAKAAPEDKSKLGKDDFLKLLLLELQYQDPTSPMDTEQILQQTSQLATLEASQNTNDSLEKLASALTASMQYTGLSAIGKLADTGSNAVVLEEGEDATFELYFPVDIMGGKFNILDSAGNIVKSVPIDETSKGIAQYTWDGTDNSGVVKDAGIYYVEAPYTAADGTTGTSRVGIYPIQSIRYEDGTTYAKLGSNYVDFSKIVEVTDI; encoded by the coding sequence ATGGCTATCGACGCATTCGGAAACTACACCAACGGAGTCGCTTACGCGGACAACTCGGCCAAAGCGGCCCCTGAAGACAAAAGTAAACTGGGTAAAGACGATTTTCTAAAGCTCCTGCTCCTCGAACTGCAGTACCAGGATCCCACCTCCCCGATGGACACCGAGCAGATCCTTCAGCAAACGTCGCAGCTCGCAACTCTCGAAGCAAGCCAGAATACGAACGATTCGCTTGAAAAGCTGGCATCGGCCCTGACCGCTTCCATGCAGTATACCGGCCTCTCGGCGATCGGCAAACTGGCCGATACCGGCAGTAATGCCGTCGTCCTCGAAGAAGGGGAAGACGCGACGTTCGAGCTGTACTTTCCGGTCGATATCATGGGCGGTAAATTCAACATCCTCGACAGCGCGGGGAACATCGTCAAAAGCGTCCCCATCGACGAAACGTCCAAAGGGATCGCGCAGTACACCTGGGACGGAACCGACAACAGCGGCGTCGTCAAGGATGCGGGGATCTATTACGTCGAAGCGCCCTATACCGCGGCTGACGGAACCACCGGAACCAGCCGGGTGGGAATCTATCCGATCCAGTCTATCCGCTACGAAGACGGAACCACGTACGCCAAGCTCGGCTCCAACTACGTCGATTTCAGCAAAATCGTCGAAGTCACCGATATTTAA
- a CDS encoding flagellar hook-length control protein FliK, whose product MIIHSKETKGNASLIDLLGGGGKGEDTRNSVFSKLLSSLGMPSKIGEKGTANASANEFKALIDPKNGIVRSAEAPKANTVKNAGLGELQTLLKGMGEEGAEHLISAELTRSLSNDQLRNLVAQAKEYLKKEITAKSPEYQKAPENLPKSLAGLIQMAQKLGLEPEKITFASIQSEPETLPTPELLSKPLLETKAVAQLAAAGPVEETSPIETLTQLISELKNKEKKEAKSPNPLKGDETARSEEVKPSEQPLKTLLQGIEKRETAQSTLNVDTPKNDTPKNDAASAATTKTDSLITLLQGESQGGNDAPTHKNGISGVELDAPKTAAAPKADSLEVKAKEAQQSMRHFAADLKEAVENYKPPFTRLSMKLNPEKLGEVEVTLVQRGNNVHVNIQSNNAGSVAFLAHNAAELKAQLAHQGITNATMNFMGGGDSHNPQEHQQRHNSREAYRAYESFEDLELNDEQLSALEIIIPHYA is encoded by the coding sequence ATGATCATACACAGCAAAGAGACGAAAGGGAACGCCTCGCTGATCGACCTCCTCGGGGGCGGCGGCAAAGGGGAAGACACCCGCAATTCGGTCTTTTCAAAACTCCTCTCGTCGCTGGGAATGCCTTCCAAAATCGGAGAGAAAGGGACCGCAAACGCTTCGGCAAACGAATTCAAAGCGCTCATCGATCCCAAAAACGGCATTGTCCGCTCCGCCGAAGCGCCCAAGGCGAATACCGTTAAAAACGCCGGATTGGGCGAACTTCAGACCCTCCTCAAAGGGATGGGAGAAGAGGGTGCGGAGCATCTCATCTCGGCCGAACTGACCCGGTCTCTCTCGAATGACCAGCTCCGCAACCTCGTTGCCCAGGCCAAAGAGTACCTCAAAAAAGAGATTACGGCCAAAAGCCCCGAGTATCAAAAAGCGCCCGAAAACCTCCCCAAAAGTCTGGCGGGGCTGATCCAGATGGCTCAGAAACTGGGACTTGAACCCGAAAAAATCACGTTTGCCTCCATCCAAAGCGAACCCGAAACCCTCCCGACGCCCGAACTGCTCTCCAAGCCGCTGCTGGAGACCAAAGCGGTGGCGCAGCTCGCAGCGGCAGGCCCGGTCGAAGAAACCTCTCCCATCGAAACGCTGACGCAACTCATCAGCGAACTGAAAAACAAAGAGAAAAAAGAGGCCAAATCGCCCAACCCTCTTAAAGGGGACGAAACAGCGCGTTCGGAGGAGGTCAAACCTTCCGAACAGCCGCTCAAAACACTCCTCCAGGGGATCGAAAAACGGGAAACGGCACAAAGCACGCTGAACGTCGACACCCCCAAGAACGACACGCCTAAAAACGATGCGGCGTCGGCCGCAACGACCAAAACCGATTCCCTGATCACCCTGCTGCAGGGCGAATCGCAGGGAGGCAACGACGCCCCTACCCACAAAAACGGAATTTCCGGCGTCGAGCTCGACGCGCCGAAAACCGCAGCGGCACCCAAAGCCGATTCACTGGAAGTAAAAGCCAAGGAGGCGCAGCAGAGCATGCGCCATTTCGCCGCCGATCTCAAAGAAGCGGTCGAAAACTACAAGCCCCCCTTCACCCGCCTTTCGATGAAGCTCAATCCCGAAAAACTCGGGGAAGTGGAAGTGACGCTGGTGCAGCGCGGCAATAACGTCCACGTTAACATCCAGTCCAACAACGCCGGCAGCGTCGCGTTCCTCGCCCACAACGCCGCCGAACTCAAAGCCCAGCTGGCCCACCAGGGGATTACCAACGCGACCATGAACTTCATGGGCGGCGGCGATTCGCACAATCCGCAGGAGCACCAACAGCGTCACAACTCCCGTGAAGCATACCGTGCCTACGAGTCGTTCGAAGATCTCGAACTAAACGATGAGCAGCTCAGCGCTCTGGAAATCATCATCCCGCATTACGCGTGA
- the typA gene encoding translational GTPase TypA has protein sequence MQKIRNIAVIAHVDHGKTTLVDGLLKQSGTFGSHEQVNERAMDSNALEKERGITILSKNTAIRYGDHKINIIDTPGHADFGGEVERVLKMVDGALLLVDAYEGVMPQTKFVVKKMLGLGIKPIVVINKIDKPSADPERVVDEVFDLFVAMDATEDQLDFPIIYAAARDGIAKLDMSEPDGDFTCMFNTILEKVPEPTGDAENPTQLQVFTLDYDNYVGKIGIARIFNGKIAKGDNVLLAKADGELVKGKISKLIGFLGLNRMEIQQAEAGDIVAIAGLETVDVGDTVCDPNNPMPLDPMHIEEPTLTVVFSVNDSPLAGTEGKHVTSNKIKERLDAEMQTNVAMRYETIGEGKFKVSGRGELQITILAENMRRENYEFGIGRPEVIVKEIEGVKCEPFEHLVIDVPEEFSGTVIERLGRRKAEMKAMVPMGEGFTRIEFEIPARGLIGFRGQFLTDTKGEGVMNHSFLEFRPYSGTVESRPYGALISMEDGVALAYSLFNLQDRGVLFVAPQAKVYKGMIIGEHSRSNDLDVNPIKGKAQSNVRSSGADEAIKLVPPREMNLERALEWIEDDELLEVTPQNIRIRKRYLDINERKRHARQ, from the coding sequence ATGCAAAAAATTCGTAACATCGCCGTCATCGCCCACGTTGACCACGGTAAAACGACCCTAGTCGACGGTCTGCTCAAACAGTCCGGAACGTTCGGAAGCCACGAACAAGTCAATGAACGGGCGATGGACTCCAACGCCCTCGAAAAAGAGCGCGGGATCACCATCCTCTCGAAAAACACCGCGATCCGCTACGGCGACCACAAGATCAACATCATCGATACTCCGGGCCACGCCGACTTCGGCGGCGAGGTTGAGCGGGTTTTGAAAATGGTCGATGGTGCGCTGCTTCTCGTTGACGCCTACGAAGGGGTTATGCCCCAGACGAAATTCGTCGTTAAAAAGATGCTCGGCCTCGGGATCAAACCGATCGTCGTCATCAATAAAATCGATAAACCTTCCGCCGATCCCGAGCGCGTCGTCGATGAAGTATTCGACCTGTTCGTCGCGATGGACGCGACCGAAGACCAGCTCGATTTCCCGATCATCTACGCCGCGGCGCGTGACGGTATCGCGAAGCTCGACATGTCCGAGCCTGACGGTGATTTCACCTGTATGTTCAACACGATCCTCGAAAAAGTCCCCGAGCCGACCGGTGATGCGGAAAACCCGACGCAGTTGCAGGTTTTCACCCTCGACTACGACAACTACGTCGGTAAAATCGGGATCGCCCGTATCTTCAACGGTAAGATTGCCAAAGGGGACAACGTTCTTCTGGCCAAAGCCGACGGAGAACTGGTGAAGGGGAAAATCTCCAAACTGATCGGATTCCTCGGACTCAACCGGATGGAGATCCAGCAGGCCGAAGCGGGCGACATCGTTGCGATCGCGGGCCTTGAAACGGTCGACGTCGGGGACACCGTCTGTGATCCCAACAACCCGATGCCGCTCGACCCGATGCACATCGAAGAGCCGACCCTGACCGTCGTTTTCTCGGTCAACGATTCTCCGCTGGCGGGAACCGAAGGAAAACACGTTACTTCCAACAAGATCAAAGAGCGTTTGGACGCCGAAATGCAGACGAACGTCGCGATGCGTTACGAGACGATCGGCGAAGGGAAGTTCAAAGTCTCCGGACGGGGTGAGCTGCAGATCACGATCCTCGCCGAAAACATGCGCCGTGAGAACTACGAGTTCGGTATCGGCCGTCCCGAAGTCATCGTTAAAGAGATCGAAGGGGTCAAATGCGAGCCGTTCGAGCACCTCGTCATCGACGTACCCGAAGAGTTCAGCGGTACCGTTATCGAGCGTCTGGGGCGCCGCAAGGCCGAGATGAAAGCGATGGTTCCGATGGGTGAGGGCTTTACCCGTATCGAGTTCGAAATCCCCGCGCGCGGCCTGATCGGTTTCCGCGGACAGTTCCTCACCGATACCAAAGGGGAAGGGGTCATGAACCACTCGTTCCTCGAATTCCGCCCTTACAGCGGGACGGTCGAGAGCCGTCCGTACGGTGCGCTCATTTCGATGGAAGACGGTGTCGCCCTGGCGTACTCGCTCTTCAACCTTCAAGATCGCGGTGTCCTGTTCGTCGCTCCGCAGGCGAAAGTGTACAAAGGGATGATTATCGGCGAGCACAGCCGCAGCAACGACCTCGACGTCAACCCGATCAAAGGGAAAGCGCAGTCAAACGTCCGCTCATCCGGTGCGGACGAAGCGATCAAACTCGTTCCGCCGCGCGAGATGAACCTTGAGCGTGCGCTCGAGTGGATCGAAGACGACGAACTCCTCGAAGTCACGCCGCAGAACATCCGTATCCGCAAACGCTACCTCGACATCAACGAGCGTAAACGCCACGCGAGACAGTAA